A window of Gemmatimonadales bacterium contains these coding sequences:
- a CDS encoding N-acetylornithine carbamoyltransferase, translating into MTKRDFLAMEDWSPEAIDALLALAARVKRGEITGGLERKLLAMIFLDPSLRTRASFEAAMFLHGGHAMVLEPGKGSWSLETEPGAVMDGATVEHIAEAARVLSRYADALAVRSFPRGGDWSVARRDAVIRDFARYADVPVINLESSRRHPCQGVADALTLRERLGTTEGKRFVLTWAWHPKALPTAVPASAAIAAAWLGMEVVIARPDGYELDPEDTALVRRIAQERGGEFVHIINDPDEALVGADAVYAKSWGSVKLFGHPAEEQALRASLRDWRVTESRLRSTRGGRGIVMHCLPVRRNVEIDDAVLDGPNSAVIDEAENRLHVQRALLLELIGDGPAVGRSGSR; encoded by the coding sequence GTGACCAAGCGCGACTTCCTCGCCATGGAGGACTGGAGCCCCGAGGCGATCGACGCGCTTCTCGCCCTCGCCGCACGCGTGAAGCGCGGCGAGATCACGGGCGGGCTCGAGCGCAAGCTCCTGGCGATGATCTTCCTCGACCCGAGCCTCCGTACCCGCGCCAGCTTCGAGGCCGCGATGTTCCTGCACGGCGGCCATGCCATGGTGCTCGAGCCGGGGAAGGGGAGCTGGAGCCTCGAGACGGAGCCGGGCGCCGTGATGGACGGCGCCACCGTCGAGCACATCGCCGAGGCGGCGCGCGTGCTGAGCCGCTACGCCGACGCGCTCGCCGTCCGCTCCTTTCCCCGCGGCGGCGACTGGTCGGTCGCCCGGCGGGATGCCGTGATCCGGGACTTCGCCCGCTACGCCGATGTGCCCGTCATCAACCTCGAGTCAAGCCGCCGCCATCCCTGTCAGGGCGTGGCCGACGCACTCACGCTGCGCGAGCGCCTCGGCACCACCGAGGGCAAGCGCTTCGTGCTCACCTGGGCCTGGCACCCGAAGGCGCTTCCCACCGCCGTGCCCGCCAGCGCCGCCATCGCCGCCGCGTGGCTCGGCATGGAGGTCGTGATAGCGCGGCCCGACGGTTACGAGCTGGACCCGGAGGACACCGCGCTCGTTCGCCGCATCGCGCAGGAACGCGGCGGCGAGTTCGTGCACATCATCAATGACCCGGACGAGGCACTGGTCGGCGCCGACGCGGTGTACGCCAAGTCGTGGGGCTCGGTGAAGCTGTTCGGCCATCCCGCCGAAGAGCAGGCACTCCGCGCGTCGCTCCGCGACTGGCGAGTCACCGAGAGCCGCCTGCGCTCCACCCGCGGCGGCCGCGGGATCGTGATGCACTGCCTGCCGGTCCGCCGCAACGTGGAGATCGACGACGCCGTCCTCGACGGCCCCAACTCCGCGGTGATCGACGAGGCGGAGAACCGCCTGCACGTACAGCGGGCGTTGTTGCTGGAGCTGATAGGGGACGGACCGGCGGTCGGGCGGTCCGGCAGTCGGTGA
- the argB gene encoding acetylglutamate kinase: MTIDTTKGIAGLKGALNYVRAYRDQVFVVKLGGDVLGDPGVRDQVSAQLALLSSLSIRIVVVHGGGPQATALSRRLGHEPVMVAGRRVTDDAALEVAKMVYAGSLNVDLLAALRAHRVQAVGLSGVDADLITAHRRPRVAAVDDDGRSREVDYGHVGDIDRVDPRILTTLMGARFVPVVACLAGDEDGAVYNVNGDTVAEALAVALGAQKLIFLTGAPGVLRDRNDPSTLVTFADPDDLAGLMASGALAGGMRPKVEACIRAATSGVERTHIVNGRAPDALLLEVFTGAGCGTMIVGRKEKATYIGVDLAG, translated from the coding sequence ATGACCATCGATACCACGAAGGGCATCGCCGGCCTCAAGGGCGCCCTCAACTATGTCCGCGCGTACCGCGACCAGGTGTTCGTCGTGAAGCTGGGCGGCGACGTGCTGGGCGATCCCGGCGTGCGCGACCAGGTCTCGGCGCAGCTCGCCCTGCTCTCGTCGCTCAGCATCCGGATCGTCGTGGTGCACGGCGGGGGCCCGCAGGCCACCGCGCTGAGCCGGAGGCTCGGCCACGAGCCCGTGATGGTGGCCGGACGCCGCGTCACCGACGACGCGGCGCTCGAGGTGGCCAAGATGGTGTACGCGGGCTCGCTCAACGTCGATCTCCTCGCCGCGCTCCGCGCGCACCGGGTGCAGGCGGTCGGGCTCTCGGGCGTCGACGCCGATCTCATCACCGCGCACCGCCGGCCGCGCGTCGCGGCGGTGGACGACGATGGCCGCTCGCGCGAGGTGGACTACGGCCACGTGGGCGACATCGATCGGGTGGACCCGCGCATCCTCACGACGCTCATGGGCGCGCGGTTCGTCCCCGTGGTCGCCTGCCTTGCGGGAGACGAGGACGGCGCGGTGTACAACGTGAACGGCGACACCGTGGCCGAGGCGCTCGCCGTGGCGCTCGGCGCGCAGAAGCTCATCTTTCTCACCGGCGCCCCCGGCGTGCTGCGCGACCGGAACGATCCCTCCACCCTCGTCACCTTCGCCGATCCCGACGATCTCGCCGGGCTCATGGCGAGCGGCGCGCTCGCGGGCGGCATGCGGCCCAAGGTGGAGGCGTGCATCCGCGCCGCGACGAGCGGCGTCGAGCGCACCCACATCGTGAACGGCCGCGCGCCCGACGCGCTCCTGCTCGAGGTATTTACCGGCGCCGGCTGCGGCACGATGATCGTGGGCCGCAAGGAGAAGGCGACGTACATCGGGGTGGACCTTGCGGGATGA
- the argC gene encoding N-acetyl-gamma-glutamyl-phosphate reductase: MKVAVIGAAGYVGGELLRLILDHPAVTECLATSRSQAGRPIADAHPALATRTDARFAGLEAAEAASQRDVVFLCLEHGESSRIAGEVLDAGPGLVVDLAADFRVADMKLYERFYGRHAAPGLAPCFTYGLADVLGERLRGARAIAAPGCFATAAALALFPLAGVPLAAPPALFAVTGSSGAGVQPKATTHHPMRAHNLFAYSVLGHRHEAEVLLRWREWTGRADADARLMTHSGPFVRGIYLTLHAWRDLGDAARTAAAGAADAGHADAGHADASAAELFARAYAGRPFVRLLDQPPELTHAVGTNYALIHVAESPDRREIQVMVAIDNLVKGAGGQALQAMNLALALPETAGLLGGGIFPC, from the coding sequence ATGAAAGTCGCGGTGATCGGTGCGGCCGGCTACGTCGGCGGAGAGCTGCTGCGCCTGATCCTCGACCATCCTGCCGTGACGGAGTGTCTCGCCACCAGTCGGAGCCAGGCCGGACGACCCATCGCGGATGCGCATCCGGCGCTTGCGACGCGCACCGACGCGCGGTTCGCGGGGCTCGAGGCCGCCGAGGCGGCGAGTCAACGCGACGTCGTCTTCCTTTGCCTCGAGCACGGCGAGTCGTCGCGCATCGCGGGCGAGGTGCTCGATGCCGGGCCCGGCCTGGTGGTGGATCTCGCGGCCGATTTCCGCGTGGCGGACATGAAGCTCTACGAGCGGTTCTATGGGCGGCACGCGGCGCCCGGGTTGGCACCCTGCTTCACCTACGGCTTGGCGGACGTGCTGGGCGAGCGGCTCCGCGGTGCGCGCGCGATCGCGGCGCCCGGTTGCTTTGCGACGGCCGCGGCGCTGGCGCTCTTTCCGCTTGCGGGCGTGCCGCTCGCGGCGCCGCCCGCGCTCTTTGCTGTCACCGGCTCGAGCGGCGCGGGCGTGCAGCCCAAGGCCACGACGCATCATCCGATGCGGGCGCACAATCTCTTCGCCTACTCGGTGCTGGGACACCGGCACGAGGCCGAGGTGCTGCTCCGCTGGCGCGAGTGGACCGGCCGCGCTGACGCCGACGCGCGCCTCATGACCCACTCGGGCCCGTTCGTGCGCGGCATCTATCTCACGCTGCACGCCTGGCGCGATCTCGGCGACGCCGCACGGACCGCCGCAGCCGGCGCCGCCGACGCCGGGCACGCCGACGCCGGGCACGCCGACGCGAGCGCCGCCGAGCTATTCGCCCGGGCCTACGCCGGCCGCCCCTTCGTGCGCCTGCTCGACCAGCCACCCGAGCTCACCCACGCGGTGGGCACCAACTACGCGCTGATCCACGTCGCCGAGTCACCCGACCGCCGGGAGATTCAGGTGATGGTCGCGATCGACAACCTGGTGAAGGGCGCCGGCGGCCAGGCGCTGCAGGCGATGAATCTGGCACTGGCATTGCCGGAGACGGCCGGACTGCTCGGCGGAGGAATCTTTCCGTGCTGA
- a CDS encoding PAS domain S-box protein: MDPTRPAHAEVWPSGQTRVLELMVQDAELADVLTALLELVERQSGSGLLTSILLLDPDGRHLRHGAAPSLPQAYNEAIDGLTVGPSAASCGTAAFLKQPVYVTHIATDPRWSDFRALAAEHGLRACWSIPILSRKGEVLGTFALYYREARDLAAEDERLIAFAIRTAAIAIERERAELALRESAERLGLALEIGRLGSFDYEPATGALIFSDTCRAQFGLAADAAVSLDLIVGMVHPDDREQMTGGVEAAFAGRGECESEYRIFRPDGNLHWIHARARVVEAAGKAPRLVGVKVNVTAQKRLELAQRRLLECSRGERSRFFPSLVCALAETLGVRAALVAEAVSGTPLRERVLALWDAGAPAEPFEYDVVGTVCQDVIAHGMQFVRSGVNERFPGSRWIAERGITAYMGTRLCASDGRVLGLLIAMHDRAIDETGRPEALLQLFAGHAEAELERVQREAALAESEARLRAMAESSPLGIFVMDASGDCTYVNATYQRISGLTMDEARGKGWSGAIHPDDRERVFGTWYETAGRGQPFESEHRFCPAGGETVWTRVNAAPILSGGALAGFVGTVEDITHRRHTEERLRQADRMEAVGQLAGGIAHEANNQMSVVLGCAEFLLSRDDLPEPVREEVEHMRKAAERTAGVTAQLLAFSRRQVLQPQTLDLVALVKGLAPILQRTLGEHAALVLELGGAPVAIKADPGRLEQVLLNLTLNARDAMAESPAEGRRHRLTIVAGAVELSAADVARMQGMRAPPGPYAALVVTDTGAGMEPETLSHAFEPFFTTKGVGHGSGLGLATVYGIVKQSGGYVSVCSEPGRGTTFAIYLPLTAEAAAPVPATAPAGPDHRGDVALVVEDDPLVRQIVRRALAERGYAVLEAADGEAALELLRKRGDGVHVVVTDVAMPGMSGRELAGRASSIAPAVPVLFMSGYADADMAERGWLDAGQPFLQKPFAPGELVRRVEELVTSRRSRAHTATIA; this comes from the coding sequence ATGGACCCGACACGGCCCGCTCACGCCGAGGTGTGGCCTTCCGGCCAGACCCGTGTGCTCGAGCTCATGGTACAGGACGCCGAACTGGCGGATGTGCTGACCGCGTTGCTGGAGCTGGTCGAACGCCAGTCCGGCTCCGGCCTGCTCACCTCCATTCTGCTGCTCGATCCGGACGGCCGGCACCTGCGCCACGGTGCGGCGCCGAGCCTGCCGCAGGCATACAACGAGGCGATCGATGGCCTGACGGTCGGGCCCTCGGCCGCATCCTGCGGCACGGCCGCATTCCTCAAGCAGCCGGTCTACGTCACCCACATCGCCACCGACCCGCGGTGGTCCGACTTCCGGGCGCTCGCGGCCGAGCACGGGCTTCGGGCCTGCTGGTCCATCCCGATCCTCTCGCGGAAGGGCGAGGTGCTGGGCACCTTTGCGCTGTACTACCGTGAGGCCCGCGACCTGGCCGCGGAGGACGAACGGCTCATCGCATTCGCGATCCGTACCGCCGCCATCGCGATCGAGCGGGAGCGCGCCGAGCTGGCGCTCCGGGAGAGCGCGGAGCGGCTTGGCCTGGCGCTCGAGATCGGCCGGCTCGGCTCGTTCGACTACGAGCCGGCCACCGGCGCACTCATCTTCTCCGACACCTGCAGGGCGCAATTCGGGCTCGCGGCGGACGCGGCGGTCTCGCTCGATCTGATCGTCGGCATGGTCCACCCCGACGATCGCGAGCAGATGACGGGGGGTGTGGAGGCTGCCTTCGCGGGGCGGGGCGAATGCGAATCGGAGTACCGCATCTTCCGCCCCGACGGGAACCTCCACTGGATCCACGCGCGCGCGCGGGTGGTGGAGGCGGCCGGCAAGGCACCGCGCCTAGTCGGAGTCAAGGTCAATGTCACGGCGCAGAAGCGGCTCGAGCTCGCGCAGCGGCGACTGCTCGAGTGCAGCCGGGGGGAACGCTCGCGTTTCTTCCCGAGTCTCGTGTGCGCGCTCGCCGAGACCCTGGGCGTGCGCGCGGCGCTGGTCGCAGAGGCGGTGAGCGGCACGCCGCTCAGGGAACGCGTCCTCGCCCTCTGGGACGCCGGCGCGCCGGCCGAGCCGTTCGAGTACGACGTGGTCGGAACCGTGTGCCAGGACGTGATCGCGCACGGCATGCAGTTCGTGCGGAGCGGCGTGAACGAGCGCTTTCCGGGCTCGCGCTGGATCGCCGAGCGCGGCATCACCGCCTACATGGGCACGCGCCTGTGCGCATCCGACGGCCGGGTATTGGGGCTCCTGATCGCGATGCACGACCGCGCCATCGACGAGACCGGCCGTCCCGAGGCCCTGCTCCAGCTCTTTGCGGGGCACGCCGAGGCGGAGCTCGAGCGGGTGCAGCGCGAGGCCGCCCTCGCCGAAAGCGAGGCCCGCCTCCGCGCCATGGCCGAATCGTCGCCGCTCGGCATCTTCGTGATGGACGCTTCAGGCGATTGCACCTACGTCAATGCGACGTATCAGCGCATTTCCGGACTCACGATGGACGAGGCACGCGGGAAAGGCTGGAGCGGCGCCATCCACCCGGACGACCGCGAGCGGGTCTTTGGGACGTGGTACGAGACGGCCGGACGCGGGCAGCCGTTCGAAAGCGAGCACCGCTTCTGTCCCGCGGGCGGCGAAACCGTGTGGACGCGGGTCAACGCGGCGCCGATCCTGAGCGGCGGCGCGCTCGCGGGCTTCGTCGGTACGGTCGAAGACATCACCCACCGCCGGCACACCGAGGAGCGGCTGCGGCAGGCCGATCGGATGGAGGCGGTGGGCCAGCTCGCCGGCGGGATCGCGCACGAAGCCAACAACCAGATGAGCGTCGTGCTCGGCTGCGCCGAGTTTCTGCTCAGCCGTGACGACCTGCCGGAGCCGGTGCGGGAGGAGGTGGAGCACATGCGCAAGGCAGCCGAGCGGACGGCGGGCGTCACGGCGCAGCTCCTCGCCTTCAGCCGCCGCCAGGTGCTCCAGCCGCAGACACTCGACCTTGTCGCACTGGTGAAGGGGCTCGCGCCGATCCTGCAGCGGACGCTTGGCGAGCACGCGGCGCTCGTGCTCGAGCTGGGTGGCGCGCCGGTCGCCATCAAGGCCGATCCGGGCCGGCTCGAGCAGGTGCTGCTGAACCTCACGCTCAACGCGCGCGACGCGATGGCCGAGTCGCCGGCTGAGGGGCGGCGGCACCGGCTCACCATCGTGGCCGGGGCGGTCGAGCTGTCGGCTGCGGACGTGGCCCGGATGCAGGGAATGAGGGCGCCACCGGGCCCGTACGCGGCGCTCGTCGTGACCGACACCGGTGCGGGTATGGAGCCGGAGACGCTGAGCCACGCGTTCGAGCCGTTCTTCACGACCAAGGGCGTCGGCCACGGCAGCGGGCTCGGCCTCGCCACCGTGTACGGGATCGTGAAACAGAGCGGCGGGTACGTCTCGGTGTGCAGCGAGCCGGGCCGGGGAACGACGTTCGCGATCTACCTGCCGCTCACGGCGGAGGCGGCGGCGCCGGTGCCGGCCACCGCTCCGGCCGGGCCGGACCACCGGGGCGACGTGGCGCTCGTGGTGGAGGACGATCCCCTGGTGCGGCAGATCGTGCGCAGGGCGCTTGCCGAGCGGGGCTATGCGGTGCTCGAAGCCGCGGACGGCGAGGCGGCGCTCGAGCTGCTCCGGAAGCGCGGCGATGGAGTGCACGTCGTGGTGACCGACGTGGCGATGCCGGGCATGAGCGGGCGCGAGCTGGCGGGCCGGGCGAGCAGCATCGCGCCGGCCGTGCCGGTGCTCTTCATGTCGGGCTACGCCGACGCCGACATGGCCGAGCGCGGCTGGCTCGATGCCGGCCAGCCGTTCCTGCAGAAGCCGTTTGCGCCGGGGGAGCTGGTGCGGCGGGTGGAGGAGCTGGTAACGTCGCGAAGGTCGCGGGCGCACACAGCGACGATTGCGTGA
- a CDS encoding aminotransferase class III-fold pyridoxal phosphate-dependent enzyme encodes MLSALLPGYAPMPLQPVSGRGSWLVDADGNEWLDAYGGHAVAATGHSHPHVVRAIAEQAATLLFYSTALPYPNRERLAAALAARVPLNDARLFFCNSGAEANENALGIARRHTGRQAVVSVRGGWHGRTAALLAVTDGARYEDGARRAGVPLSRKVPFDDVAALEPSVDETVAALIVEPVQGMAGARDCSLEFLEAARAACDAHGALLIFDEIQCGVGRSGAFTAAEAYGVTPDLLTLAKGLGSGLPIGAVLVSGAVGERVAPGDLGSTFGGGPVPCAAALATLEVIDRERLIENALDVGEEIRRGALALGVPAVTGRGLLLGLRLGRPAQPVQRALFAHRVLTGTATDPEVLRLMPPLSFTRDEAALLLAALGDVLSTSADSISAPGAAPATPAPAPTSS; translated from the coding sequence GTGCTGAGCGCCCTGCTCCCCGGCTACGCGCCGATGCCGCTCCAGCCGGTCTCCGGCCGCGGCTCCTGGCTCGTCGACGCCGACGGCAACGAGTGGCTCGACGCCTACGGCGGCCACGCCGTCGCCGCGACCGGCCACTCGCACCCGCACGTGGTGCGCGCCATTGCCGAGCAGGCCGCGACGCTTCTCTTCTATTCGACCGCGCTCCCGTATCCCAACCGCGAGCGCCTGGCGGCCGCGCTCGCCGCGCGCGTGCCGCTGAATGATGCGCGCCTCTTCTTCTGCAACTCCGGCGCGGAAGCCAACGAGAACGCCCTCGGCATCGCCCGGCGCCACACCGGCCGGCAGGCCGTCGTCTCGGTGCGCGGCGGCTGGCACGGCCGCACCGCGGCGTTGCTCGCGGTGACCGACGGCGCCCGCTACGAGGACGGCGCGCGCCGCGCCGGCGTGCCGCTCTCGCGCAAGGTGCCGTTCGACGACGTGGCGGCGCTCGAGCCTTCGGTGGACGAGACCGTCGCCGCGCTGATCGTGGAGCCGGTGCAGGGCATGGCCGGCGCGCGCGACTGCTCGCTCGAGTTTCTCGAAGCCGCGCGCGCCGCGTGCGACGCGCACGGCGCGCTCCTCATCTTCGACGAAATTCAATGCGGCGTCGGCCGCTCGGGCGCATTCACCGCGGCGGAAGCCTACGGCGTTACCCCCGACCTGCTCACACTCGCCAAGGGCCTGGGCTCTGGGCTTCCGATCGGCGCCGTGCTCGTGAGCGGCGCCGTCGGCGAGCGGGTGGCGCCCGGCGATTTGGGCAGCACGTTCGGCGGCGGCCCGGTGCCGTGCGCCGCCGCGCTCGCGACACTCGAGGTGATCGATCGCGAGCGGCTCATCGAAAACGCGCTGGACGTGGGCGAGGAGATCCGCCGCGGCGCGCTGGCGCTCGGCGTTCCCGCGGTGACGGGGCGCGGGCTGCTCCTGGGCTTGAGGCTCGGCCGGCCGGCGCAGCCGGTGCAGCGCGCACTGTTCGCGCACCGGGTCCTCACCGGCACGGCGACCGACCCCGAAGTCCTGCGCCTCATGCCGCCGCTTTCGTTCACGCGCGACGAGGCCGCGCTGCTGCTCGCCGCGCTGGGAGACGTGCTCAGCACAAGCGCCGACTCGATCTCGGCACCGGGCGCCGCCCCCGCCACCCCCGCGCCCGCACCGACCTCCTCGTGA
- a CDS encoding argininosuccinate synthase domain-containing protein: protein MQSARGAIALAFSGGLDTSFCVPRLAEDGWTVHTVYVHTGGATPAERAAIAAQAHAVGAARHHEVDARVEVFDRFVRFLVQGNVLRGEVYPLSVAAERTQQALSVAEVARSIGARAVAHGSTGAGNDQVRFDVALRVLAPELEIVTPIRDLGLTRDRAIAYLEARGLPVPEKAGAYSINRGLWGTTWGGGWTHDTWAGPPDELLEPPADAPPAREIVLTWSAGLPCALGGEPLAGAALVERLGELTHAYGIGRGIHVGETALGIKGRIGFEAGAALVLIGAHRELEKLVLTRWQSFWKDHLARFYGDRLHEGQYFDPALRDIEALITSSQSRVAGETRVRLAPGRFHVVGARSPHSMLDRSVATYGEEHRLWTGDEARAFARVAAIPSLLAARANAHADAQRS, encoded by the coding sequence ATGCAATCCGCCCGCGGCGCCATCGCCCTCGCCTTCTCCGGCGGCCTCGACACCAGCTTCTGCGTCCCCCGCCTCGCCGAAGACGGCTGGACCGTGCACACCGTCTACGTGCACACCGGCGGCGCCACCCCGGCGGAGCGCGCCGCCATCGCGGCGCAGGCCCACGCCGTCGGCGCCGCGCGGCACCACGAGGTGGATGCGCGCGTCGAGGTGTTCGACCGCTTCGTCCGCTTCCTCGTCCAGGGCAACGTGCTGCGGGGCGAGGTTTACCCCTTGAGCGTGGCGGCGGAGCGAACCCAGCAGGCGCTCTCCGTGGCCGAGGTGGCGCGGAGCATCGGCGCGCGTGCCGTGGCCCACGGTTCGACCGGCGCGGGCAACGACCAGGTGCGCTTCGACGTGGCGCTCCGCGTGCTGGCGCCCGAGCTCGAGATCGTCACCCCCATCCGCGACCTCGGTCTCACCCGCGACCGCGCCATCGCGTATCTCGAGGCGCGCGGGCTCCCCGTCCCCGAGAAAGCGGGCGCCTATTCCATCAATCGCGGGCTCTGGGGCACCACCTGGGGCGGTGGCTGGACCCACGACACCTGGGCCGGCCCACCCGACGAATTGCTCGAGCCGCCCGCTGACGCGCCGCCCGCGCGCGAGATCGTCCTCACCTGGAGCGCCGGGCTTCCGTGCGCGCTCGGCGGCGAGCCGCTGGCCGGCGCCGCGCTGGTCGAGCGGCTCGGCGAGCTCACCCACGCCTACGGCATCGGCCGCGGCATCCACGTGGGCGAAACGGCGCTCGGCATCAAGGGACGCATCGGGTTCGAGGCGGGCGCGGCGCTCGTGCTGATCGGCGCGCACCGCGAGCTCGAGAAGCTCGTGCTCACCCGCTGGCAGAGCTTCTGGAAGGACCACCTCGCCCGCTTCTACGGCGACCGGCTGCACGAGGGCCAGTACTTCGACCCGGCGCTGCGCGACATCGAAGCACTGATCACGAGCTCGCAGTCGCGCGTGGCCGGCGAAACCCGCGTGCGGCTCGCGCCCGGCCGCTTCCACGTCGTGGGCGCCCGCAGCCCTCACTCGATGCTGGACCGCTCGGTCGCCACCTACGGCGAGGAGCACCGGCTCTGGACCGGCGACGAGGCCCGCGCCTTCGCGCGCGTCGCCGCCATCCCCTCGCTGCTCGCCGCGCGCGCGAACGCGCACGCAGACGCGCAAAGGAGCTGA
- a CDS encoding M20/M25/M40 family metallo-hydrolase, giving the protein MRRRVFTTGRRAALALLAGASFTAPLAAQNLPPIDAARIAETESVLGPLVESYGPSGAEGPVRATVQRMLPSWAHAETDTAGNLWVRVGKGDPLVVFVAHMDEIGFSVSAIGDDGSLEVKPIGGFIHSLFESRPALIHTPGGDVPAVFEPRSALLPGADSAARASLTHQPTALVVDVGTENRAATERLGVKVGQTITMPKEYVRLAGTRATGRSFDDRVGCTALILALRRLDPSRLKHQVIFIWSVREEIGLEGAAAAAASLGGHVARVHGIDTFVSADSPLEIKTFADALVGDGPVSRAVDNSAVTPPPLVDTLVALARTRGIPLQVGTTNGGNDGSAFAAWGVPDVAIGWPLRYSHSPAEVVDLRDVAGLADIVQAVAEGW; this is encoded by the coding sequence ATGAGGCGGCGAGTCTTCACCACAGGGCGGCGCGCGGCGCTCGCCCTGCTGGCCGGGGCGTCGTTCACCGCGCCGCTCGCCGCGCAGAACCTCCCGCCGATCGACGCCGCCCGCATCGCCGAGACCGAGTCGGTGCTCGGGCCTTTGGTCGAGAGCTACGGCCCCTCCGGCGCCGAAGGCCCGGTGCGCGCCACAGTGCAGCGCATGCTTCCCTCATGGGCACATGCGGAGACCGACACGGCGGGCAACCTGTGGGTGCGGGTGGGCAAGGGCGATCCGCTCGTTGTCTTCGTCGCCCACATGGACGAGATCGGCTTCAGCGTGAGCGCCATCGGCGACGACGGCTCGCTCGAGGTGAAGCCGATCGGCGGTTTCATTCACTCACTCTTCGAGTCGCGGCCCGCACTCATCCACACGCCGGGTGGCGACGTGCCGGCCGTGTTCGAGCCAAGAAGCGCGCTGCTTCCGGGCGCCGATTCCGCCGCGCGCGCGTCGCTCACGCATCAACCCACCGCGCTCGTGGTCGACGTCGGCACGGAGAACCGCGCCGCCACCGAGCGGCTCGGGGTCAAGGTCGGGCAGACGATCACCATGCCGAAGGAGTACGTGCGCCTGGCCGGCACCCGCGCCACGGGCCGTTCCTTCGACGACCGGGTGGGCTGCACCGCGCTCATCCTGGCGCTCCGCCGGCTCGATCCGTCGCGGCTCAAGCATCAGGTGATCTTCATCTGGAGCGTGCGGGAGGAGATCGGGCTCGAGGGCGCCGCGGCTGCCGCGGCATCGCTCGGCGGGCATGTGGCGCGGGTACACGGCATCGATACGTTTGTCTCCGCCGACTCGCCGCTCGAGATCAAGACCTTCGCGGACGCGCTGGTGGGTGACGGCCCCGTGTCGCGCGCGGTGGACAACAGCGCGGTGACGCCGCCGCCGCTCGTCGACACGCTCGTGGCGCTCGCGCGCACGCGCGGCATCCCGTTGCAGGTGGGGACCACCAACGGCGGCAACGACGGTTCGGCATTCGCGGCGTGGGGTGTCCCCGACGTGGCGATCGGCTGGCCGCTCCGCTACAGCCACTCGCCGGCCGAGGTGGTAGACCTCAGGGACGTGGCGGGGCTCGCGGACATCGTACAGGCGGTGGCGGAGGGGTGGTAG
- a CDS encoding M20/M25/M40 family metallo-hydrolase, translating to MRDEIALLAELVAIPSVSGTEEAIAGFIERTACGWGLDAVRDETSVRIDVRGRAPGPTLAFVSHLDTVPPGASWTRDPFVPTVEGERLYGRGSGDAKASVAAMLFAARDLAAGPAPAAGRLLVILGYGEETRHTSMEQAVGRTGSIDAAIVGEPTNLDIAVAQRGLMMVDLVARGDQRHAGYAGDDGAGGAFTNAALALARDLIRLDRLFDDRAHATLGVASATPTMLEAGVSRNVTPPTARAVLDVRSTPAWTHAELAERMRGALESEVVVTSERLVPCETPAGSRLLAAAERVRPQGRRFGSPTCSDWVFVRHADAVKCGPGTSRRSHTPDEYVDLPEVTEARAFYAAVARAYLEGTG from the coding sequence TTGCGGGATGAGATCGCCCTGCTCGCGGAGCTGGTGGCGATTCCCTCGGTGAGCGGCACCGAGGAGGCGATAGCCGGCTTCATCGAGCGCACCGCGTGCGGCTGGGGACTGGACGCGGTGCGCGACGAGACGTCGGTGCGCATCGACGTGCGCGGCCGCGCGCCCGGGCCGACCCTCGCGTTCGTCTCCCACCTCGATACCGTACCGCCCGGCGCCAGCTGGACCCGCGATCCGTTCGTCCCGACCGTCGAGGGCGAGCGTCTCTACGGCCGCGGCTCGGGCGACGCCAAGGCGTCGGTGGCCGCCATGCTCTTTGCCGCGCGCGATCTCGCCGCGGGGCCCGCTCCAGCGGCCGGCCGGCTGCTCGTGATTCTGGGCTACGGCGAGGAGACCAGGCACACGTCGATGGAGCAGGCCGTCGGGCGCACCGGCAGCATCGACGCGGCAATCGTGGGCGAGCCCACCAACCTCGACATCGCCGTGGCGCAGCGCGGGCTCATGATGGTGGATCTCGTCGCGCGTGGCGACCAGCGCCACGCGGGGTACGCGGGCGACGATGGAGCCGGCGGCGCGTTCACCAACGCCGCGCTTGCCCTCGCGCGCGACCTCATCCGGCTCGACCGGCTCTTCGACGATCGCGCGCATGCCACCCTCGGTGTCGCTAGCGCCACGCCCACGATGCTCGAGGCCGGTGTGAGCCGGAACGTCACTCCGCCCACCGCGCGCGCGGTGCTCGACGTGCGGAGCACGCCCGCCTGGACCCATGCCGAGCTGGCCGAGCGGATGCGGGGCGCGCTCGAATCGGAGGTGGTGGTGACCTCGGAGCGGCTGGTGCCGTGCGAAACGCCGGCGGGCTCGCGCCTCCTCGCGGCGGCCGAGCGGGTGCGGCCCCAGGGCCGGCGGTTCGGCAGTCCGACCTGCTCCGACTGGGTCTTCGTCCGTCACGCCGACGCCGTCAAGTGCGGCCCCGGCACGAGTCGCCGCTCGCACACGCCCGACGAGTACGTGGACCTGCCCGAGGTGACCGAGGCGCGCGCGTTCTACGCCGCGGTGGCGCGGGCATATCTGGAGGGCACCGGCTGA